GAGTGGGCCAAGGTCAGCAGAGAGCTAAATGAGACAGGGTTGGCAAAGAGAACACAGGATAACCGAGACACAGCCACCTGAGGACTGAGAACCACGGCCCTTTAAGAGAGAAAGCTGGCTTCCCTCAGGAACCTTAACTCCTTTGAGGCCCAGGCCCCAGTCCCTGACCAAGTCTGTCTATGGGCAAGGATGAAGAACTGGATTCCTGTTGTCCCTTCCACCTGGGTCAGCTTGGCTCCCAACGgagagcaagcatgaggacctgagttcggatccctaGCACCACAGGAAAAGCTGAGCTTGGTGGCTCTTGCTTGTCATTCCAGAGATGGGGCAGGGCTAGGGGCATCCTTGAGATTTGCTAACCAGCTAGTCTAGCCTAAttggtctcagtgagagactgtctcaaagaacaaggtggtggctggggatgtggctcagtggttaggaacacttgctgtaTAAGCTGgaggacccgagtttgaatctccagcaccCGTGTAAAAAGCCGTTATGGTtatgcacacctgtaaccctagttctGTGGGGATGGGGACAGAAGATCATTGGtgtttgctggctgccagcctagctctaggttcagtaaAAGACATTGTCTTAAAGGAGCAAGGCAGAGAGGATAGAAACGGACCCCTggcctcctcctctggcctcagtgcaCAGACACAGGTGCACACCTGCCACGCTTACCCcagcacacacttacacacacaaaacagcaaCACCAAACGCCACCAAAACCCCAAAGTAGACCTTTCTTGAGGAATGATACCTGAAGCTTCTACACACCAGCTTCGACCCCCAgcttctacacacatgtgcacacaggcttGTACATGAAACACACGTGATAACCATATGAGTATCAGTTCCACACACATGGGCGCACACAattatacataaaacacacacaatattGGCATCAGAAAACAATTACATGTGAAttgagaagcaaaaaaaaaaaaaataggaccaAAAGACAAAGTTGTTTTTTCAGAAAGTGATCTTGAATTTTATgggagtattaaaaaaaaacaacagtattGAATTTATTGTTTACTGAAGGAATAGAAGTGACTAAAGTTAAGTGGCTCTCAAGAGGCCTTGGAGCATGGAGAGAATCTGAGGGAAAGGTGCCTGAAGTGCCAAGGCTAAAAGGGAAAGAAtgatcccctcccccaacacacacacacattcaagatCAAAGACTTCACTTTGCTTAAGAATGCATATTTTTGATACTGGAGGTGGGGTGTTGGCCTCTGGGTTGGGCTTCATCAGACCAGGCTTGTTACAGAAGCCTTCCCTTCCCACAGCCTGGAAGTCACTGGCAAAGCCCATTCAGGCTGAGCTGGATTGTAAATCTGTATGAGACTCCAGGGAAGAACCTCGAATTCACAAACCAGACAGACACTGCACAACCTATGGCCATCCTCAGCCCCTTTATCGCCACAGCTGATTCAGGATCCCTGCTGTTGCTGGGAGAGATGGGAGggcaccccgcccccaccccctcagaGCCCATGAGTCTGTACACAAACTCCCCAGGTGCCTAGATTCCAGGAGAATCACAGGCACCATTCTCAATTCACCAAGGAAGTCCTTGGACTAGGTTGCCAGTTTCAGGGACACCAGAGGACACCAGGTTGCCAGAGGTGTGTAGGTGTGGTGACACATCTACACACCAGACACCAGACTGAGATACCAGAAGGGCTACTCGTGACACACCCCACAGATGTATAATGGATACACCTCAACTAGAAGTGCCCTTTCCTCCTGACCCCTCAAATCCTCAGAGTCCCACATTCCTACTCCAgaatgccctcccctccccctgccacccACGAATCAGAGAGAGACTGACCATGTGACCTGTCCCTTCCTCTGAGAGCCACAGGATAGTGGAACCCGCCCTGGTTCCTGTGCCTGCACCCCCTTCAGAGCCCCACCTGCTcatgtctgtctatccatcaGTTCGTGGTGTTCTTTTGGATCCTACTTTTCAGAAGGGACCTGAGTGATCCAACAGGCTGCAAAGGAGGTAGTTGTGGAGACACCTATCTCCCAAGCATGAGGCTCCTCCCTTAGGCTGCGATTACTACATTACTACTCTCAACACTGAcagttatgtttgtttgtttgttattttgttggcGGCAGGGTCTCACGTAACGCAGGCGTGAACTCCCGGGATTGTCTTTTTTCTCCAATGGCTGGGATTCCACACATTTGCCGCCACACCTGGCTAGTGATTGGTGGATTTTAGTAAGACCTCAATTGGCAGAAGAGAACACGGGTACAAGAAGTggaaaaagccagacatggtggcgcacgcctttaatcccagcactcgggaggcagaggcaggcagatttctgagttcgaggccagcctggtctacagagtgagttccaggacagccagggctgcacagagaaaccctgtctcgaaaaacaaacaaacaaaaaaagcagtgaaaagaaaacatttagaagGATCGGCTGACAGGAAACAGGTTTGTAATGACAGGTAAAAGAAACCATCCTTTCCCAGGGACTCCTTACACCCACAGAATGGTATTGTGGGGCTCTCTCGCCCTCCTTATCCAGGCTAACCACAGTCTGGGAGGCTCAAGATGGAAAGATGTGAGCACCACTAACTGGATTGTCTCTAAGTCCCCAGACAGAGGAACCAGAAAGAAAGGGGCTAAGTTCTCAGAGATCAGAAAGgattggggaaggggaggggagttcCTATAACCCTTGACTCCCACTCCCAGACACTGTGAAGATATCCCACTGGCTAAAGGTCCTGCTTCACTTCTAGGACCAAGGGTTGCACTGGTCCCAGCCACAGAGGCACATTAGGGTTACTTAGCGAACGATTAACATTGGGCTGGTGTTTAAGAGAGCACTTTCATCCTAACGGTACTCAGTCTGACTTGGGCAATCTCTTGAGTttagaaggaaaataaacatgTGTCCATTAAGAAGCTCACTTCCCATGATTCCAAAACTGAGGTGGTCCAACTGTTGCTCATTGTACAGGGCTCTGGTTGTGGCTTTGCATGGTTCCGCGTTAGTGGCCACACAGATGACATAGCTGGTTTAGTGGGAAGTTTCAGGGTGGGCCATATAAGCCCAGGTTCCGGGCAGCTTGGGAGATCCTGGGTGGTTTCCTCTGGGGAAATGGATAGTAAGCTGGTTTTCCAGACCTTGAGTTCTTTGTGGAAGAAAGATTCTGAGCTCTAGAGCCTGCTACCTGGGGTGGGGCACAGCCCTCCTGACTTTGACACTGGGCTACCTCTGGGATTTTGATTTCCTGCTGTGTCTTCTGATTGTTTTTCAAAACGTCAGTGTCTCCCTTGGGTGAGAACCTTGGTTCTGGCTCCACAAGGTATCCCTTGGGGTTCCCTTGGTGACCTTCGGCCTCCAGGTGGAAGGTTTGAACCAAGCGATGCAGCTCTAAGTACGTGTGCCATGGAGTTTCAGAAGTCTGGTGGCAACTTCTGTCTGCTTCCTCTGGCATCCACTCAGCCTCGGAGTCTGTCTCCTCTGGTGACAATGAGCTCCTTCTCTCCTTGTTAATCCAAACAGCACTGGTCATTGATTCAGCAGGAGTAGGCATGGTCCCCTCTAAGAAGAGAAAGCACGGCAGTGTCATCATTGGGAGGTCTCCCTttgaggaaaactcatagctttcaGATTAAAGGAAGGCCAGACCCTGAATGCCAAGGGGACTAGATACCCAGAATATTGCATATGTGAACCCACACATGCAAACACGCATAACCTGGCACATGCACTCCTccccaacataaaattattcataacAACAAATATTCACCAAACACTATATCCAAGGCCTTGTTTATTTGAGGGTCCATGATACAATGGTGAGAATACTCACAACCTTATGTATGGGTCCTACTAGAGGAGAAAGGCAGCAAtcgaataaatatattaaaaatccaGGTGCTGACTGGGacatgtgcagagagtgagagactttgtcacTCACTCATACATGGGATGTTCCACCAGGCCCTCTCAGGCTCAGAGCGCTGTGTGGAAGAGGAgtcaggaagattgtaagagctggaggaGATGGATGGCTCCAAGAAATCAGCATTCTCCAGATACAACAGGGCTGAGGCACACGTGAACTCACAGATACTGTGGCAGCACGCACAGCGCATGCACAGGTTCAAGTCAGACAGGGTCCCAGCGCtgagagaaggaggcagacatGAGTACCCACTCCTAAGCT
Above is a window of Mus pahari chromosome 6, PAHARI_EIJ_v1.1, whole genome shotgun sequence DNA encoding:
- the C6H9orf152 gene encoding uncharacterized protein C9orf152 homolog; amino-acid sequence: MRMKGLACPCPALPKFLELGTCLMAEGSGTQAPGQGPPINIQFLRAQYEGLRRQQRTQAHLMVFPKEGTMPTPAESMTSAVWINKERRSSLSPEETDSEAEWMPEEADRSCHQTSETPWHTYLELHRLVQTFHLEAEGHQGNPKGYLVEPEPRFSPKGDTDVLKNNQKTQQEIKIPEVAQCQSQEGCAPPQVAGSRAQNLSSTKNSRSGKPAYYPFPQRKPPRISQAARNLGLYGPP